One Scleropages formosus chromosome 8, fSclFor1.1, whole genome shotgun sequence DNA window includes the following coding sequences:
- the nkx6.2 gene encoding homeobox protein Nkx-6.2, translated as MLAVGQMDANRQSAFVLGSTPLAALHNMTEMKSSLFPYSLQSPAGFKAPSLGNLNSQLPALGTPHGISDILGRPIAATAAGQLLSGFPRINGLAGSAGMYFNPAAVSRYPKPLTELPGRAPIFWPGVMQSSPWRDPRVPCPAQSNVMLDKDGKKKHSRPTFSGQQIFALEKTFEQTKYLAGPERARLAYSLGMTESQVKVWFQNRRTKWRKRHAAEMATAKKKHDSETEKMKESSDNEDEDEYNKPLDPNSDDEKITRLLKKHKAANMSLISPCSNGSDAS; from the exons ATGTTAGCTGTGGGGCAGATGGATGCTAATCGGCAAAGTGCGTTCGTGCTCGGCAGCACACCGCTGGCGGCTCTACACAACATGACGGAGATGAAGAGCTCCCTGTTCCCGTACTCGCTGCAGAGCCCCGCGGGCTTCAAGGCGCCGTCGCTCGGCAACCTCAACTCGCAGCTGCCTGCTTTGGGGACGCCACATGGAATAAGCGACATCTTGGGCAGACCGAttgccgccaccgccgccggaCAGCTGCTCTCGGGATTTCCGCGGATAAATGGGCTCGCCGGCTCCGCAGGAATGTACTTCAACCCGGCGGCCGTGTCCCGGTACCCGAAGCCGCTGACGGAGCTGCCGGGGAGGGCGCCCATATTCTGGCCCGGGGTGATGCAGAGCTCCCCGTGGAGGGACCCGCGGGTGCCCTGTCCCG CTCAGAGCAACGTGATGCTGGACAAGGACGGCAAGAAGAAGCACTCGAGACCCACCTTCTCAGGACAGCAGATCttcgctctggagaaaacttTCGAGCAGACCAAGTACCTGGCGGGACCCGAGCGGGCCAGACTGGCTTATTCCTTAGGAATGACCGAAAGCCAAGTCAAG GTTTGGTTCCAGAACAGAAGGACCAAGTGGCGGAAGCGACACGCCGCCGAAATGGCGACGGCCAAGAAGAAGCACGACTCGGAGACGGAGAAGATGAAGGAGAGCTCGGACaacgaggacgaggacgagtACAACAAACCTCTGGACCCGAATTCGGACGACGAGAAAATAACGAGACTGCTGAAAAAGCACAAAGCGGCCAACATGTCGCTCATCAGCCCGTGCAGCAACGGCTCGGACGCCTCGTGA